ATCCCCCCTTCATTGCATACAGAAAAGACCAAAACATACGAGAAAAATTGATCAGAGCCAAACTAAACCAGAGTCCAACCGACTCAACTTCCCAACAGCTCAATCATACGTCACATGATTCAGGATTTTTTGACGATCCCGATGACACGCTTGACATCCTAGTTTCTCTACTAGAGGAACAATTCACCAATGATCAGGAAATCACTCCCACAAATTCACAACCTCCACCCTAAACCTAACGGCAAACACAACCCGTAACCTTTCTTTCTCTTTTGATATTGGAGACCTATAGATTCAATTTGAATCACCCACACCGCAACTGAAGAGTGCACGAAATTGAGGCACGAAAGCATGTTATTGCTATAATTATAAAGGGGATCTGAAAAAATATCCCCGCGGTCTCACCCCAACCCACACAAACCAATGACGCAACCGTCAGAACGGCTTCCTCGGTTACCCCAAATATATCCACCCACAACACATTTTACGGTCAACCCAACTGACAGAGATATATTTAAACTGACATGGGCCCCACCCATACaccttgcaaacattttgttttgcaaacctATGGTATCAAGtcaacaatctcaaaatgtCACTGAATTGGACAGCGCCATCATTTATTTACTatcatacacatccgaaaatcgcagacttgtcaatcgctccacgatgcggagttaaaaatcatcgatttggagtttaaaaaatgatcgtgagtacaattaaatgcctgatgttacatcctagacgtatcgagaatagagtaggtgatttttgagctagtttgtttggtctttttgtcattttgaggcattttttgtggctgggtgtcgcgaaaaacagggtatttgttaaaattctgtgccgttccctggggcgctagtacgacagatgaagtcaaaaattgtttaaaaggagtacagcgccccagttactgggtctagcgtTAGTTAGACTATTGTTGTACAgcaacattacataattggtaagaaataaactcgtccaagatcacagatttagaTCAAACTTATAACACGGTCTAACCATGAATgtaatatttgatgagaaataaataaaactaatttcccgtttggagcgttttattcaatttttttttaatcaatgtcatgttttgctgattttttttaGATCGTCAAGATGGCAACCGCCACCACCGCCATGCACTGTTTGTTTATTGCAATCTGCACCATCAGTTTACTCTTGATGGCGTCGTTTCTGCTTGATCGAAATCAAAGTGAGTGTTTTCTTCAAACAATTGTAGTTAGAATCTTGAATTGTTGTACTCTCCTAAAAGGAATTGCTTATGTCCTCGTGGAGACGGTGGGTTGTAAAATCCATTTTGTGCTGACAATATTGGGCTTGTACAGAAAGGTATAGCATAAAAGCGATAGGTTGCCGCGATAAGTAACCGGCCCTGAAATGGTTTTCTGTAGTGGTTTTCTGTGGTGCTTTTAACTTGAAAGGGAAACTTATtgattgactcttgaacttttattctctgctcaattttatacggggagtccctgggcccgtcgagtattctccctccaagtaaaaacaccccttcacaggtctaattttcaaaacgtccgagcatcaatcttgaaaaatgtccctacacctctcagcaaataggaccatttatttcagggcCTATGTCATCCAAAATGCCTAAagctggaagtcaacaacccccatcACAATTGGGCAAAATTTTTACACTGAAACACTttctgggggctctcaaatctgtctaatatagaatattttcagggcctacaaaatattaatgagctCCACACTTGTTACACCGTATCAACTAGACGTTTGCTCAGGTATGGCGTTTCATGCGAGATACCTTTTTAAAATGATGATATTTTGTCAATTTGTCCTGAGACAGTTTGGAAGCTCCATGCCTCTTATTATGGCTGGCAGTGTTTCTCTCTTGCTTCTGTTTTGACCTCAGACACATGTACATTCTAACTTCtttggccgagtggttaagagcatcgaattcaagttctggtgctaattcaccggagtgtgggttcgaatcccggtcgtgacacttgtgtcattgagcaagatactttactataattgcttctcttcaccaaggggtataaatgggtacctgaggttgatattgtgaatgaaaaagcctttggagcgatataaactgttgcccatgttgtatactccaaagggagctgagaaacattaaaaagggatgttattggccctatgaccagggcactaatgtaaagcgcattgatacggttattgggAAATGTGCTATTTAAAAATATTGggaaatgtatttaaaaatttcatgttgttgttgttgttgttgtttgttgtttgttgtttgttgtttgttgtttgttgttgttgttgtttgttgttgtttgttgttgtttgttgttgtttgttgttgtttgttgttgtttgttgttggttggttgttggttggttgttggttgttggttgttggttgttggttgttggttgttggttgttggttgttggcTGTTGGCTGTTGGCTGTTGGCTGTTGGCTGTTGGCTgttggctggctggctggctggctggctggctggctggctggctggctgggtGGTGGTGGGTGGTGGtgggtgttggtgttggtgttggtggtggtgggtgggggtgggtgttgctgttgctgttgctgttgctgttgctgttggtgttgctgttgttgttgttttggacatcaataattattattttatttttcaccgAAACAGGCATGTCGCCTTCCAGCCGCTCATTTCGTTACCCTGCAACTGCTGGACAACATGAGGTACGtacaatttcaaaaataaattatccATAATGTAAGGGTGCGGGATAACATTAAtactaaatacatgtaataataataataattagaaaaCGGCTGCTTAcatacatgctttatgaaattgggccctgcgtTCCTGGAAGTGGAATGGTGATCGCGAGTAACGAATTCAcggcggtaaacagagccatgacattgggtGGGCCAAGATGCTTTGCGCTAATGTTCGGTGTGGGAAACATGCTGTCCACAAACACAGATTAACGTGAAATTCCTTATGAAACAATGTATGTCATTGAAATAATTATAGTGGCCCATAATGAAACAAAGTGTACAAGGTAGGCATACGACGGGTTATTAATAgggtttttttgaaaaaaaattcggCTTAATTCATTTTGTGtgtcgtcccccccccccttccctttTTGTCTCTCTCCTTTTTTGCTCATCCCTTTTTTTCCTGACAGGGGGAGGGGGCCGGGCGCCCCCTACGCCCCTGGATCCGCGCCCGTTATTAGTCCTcacatcaaataataataaataataataagacttgtaatgtgcacgTATCCCCCATGCAgtaaccccccctcccccccaaaaaaaaataaaaataataaataataaataaataaaataaaaaataaattgaacgAAACTTTGAacgtaaatgtcaaagactagtcttctcctcacttggtgtatctgaacataaatgcataaaataacaaacctgtgaaaatttgagctcaatttgtcgaccaagttgcaagataataatgaaagaagaaaaaacagccttgtcacacgaagttgcgcgtttagatggttgatttcaagacctcaagttctaaacctgaggtctcgaaatcaaactcttggaaaattacttctttctcgaaaactacgtcacttcagagggagccgtttctcacaatgttttatactagtctatcaacagctccccattactcgtcaccaagtaaggttttctgctaataattattttgaataaataccaatagtgtccacttccttttaAGAAGTTCGTGAATAGCATATTGACTCAACTTTTAAAGTAATTAAGAccattttcccccaaaacacaGGAATCAAAGTCAGACACTTCCATTACCACTGAGTTAGCTGAAGCAACTTCTTTACTAACTCCTTCAACTGCTTTGGAACTTGAACATATCATGGGACAGGAACAGGATCGTCGAAAGCGGACGCTGGCTGAAGAATGTCGCCGCATTAACCCATCAGAACCAACTGGCAACTACAGATATTTACACGTCAACGACAAACATAAACTCCTCTTTCATTTCATCCCCAAGGTGTCTTCCACGACTTGGAAGACAATCTTGAGTACACTTAACAATGAGACTGGAAATGTAAAGCCGGTACtgtttaattacaaacaagaTGACGCCCGGTTGAAGAGCTACCGTAAGGTGCTGTTTATACGAGAACCCATGAGCAGGTTACTTTCTGCGTACTTGAGTAAACTTCGCAATAGGTCTCGTCTGCAACGGATCTGGGAGCGGAGTTATGGCAGCGACATTTCCAGGCGTTACAGAGGCGTTAAAAACCAGACGCTCAAAGAAGGACAATGGTTTGATATAACATTCGTTGAATTTAGCAAATACATCACTGATCTGGGTAGTGGGTTTATAAGTAATGATATTACTGATCACTGGCTGCCACAGTATAAACTATCACGGCCTTGTCATGTCAAATACGATTTcatcggccattttgaaaatcttGCAGTTGAAGGTCCGTTCGTTCTGCGATGGCTAGGTGTCGACAACATCGTCCACTTTCCAGAATACCATAGTTCAAACGCAAAACAACAGTTTTTGAAATATTACAAATCGATATCGCCGGATTTGATGAGGAAACTGATAGATTATTACCATGTGGACTATAGATTATTTGGATATTCACCCGATGACGCCATGAGCCAGGTTCTACAAGGTGTTTGATGTACCGTACACCATTATCCTATGAATCTATGGAGCACAACTAATACTAGTCTTGATTGAAGACGTTCATTCTGTTAACGTAATTACCGATATCGCAACGCACACGAATTACTGGGAAAGAGAGCCTGCCCCagtccttgtggtttatattaatcAAATCTCCTCAAATTTAAATACAGAAACCCTGAGATTGTGACAGTTTCTTCTAATTATAGAATCTATTCACTGCATGACCTAAGAACCTAATAATTCAAAAGTTATTGATAATCAGCTTGGCACATGATATATGTATATTTCTGTATATTTATAGGGgagtcatggccgagcggataagagcaccaactcagactctggtgcttctgttcaggagagtgtgggttcgaatcccggttgtgacacttgtgtccctgagcaagacacttgactttaattgttcttgtgattgatttagccgagtagcgcaaatttgttgcacaggctgtatactcccagcgAGCTAAGATTGTTTCGGGaatgatttaaagacagtggacactattggtaattgtcaaagaccagtcctctcacttggtgcatctgaACATGTGCATTAAATAGCAAAccagtaaaaatttgagcttgattggtcgtcgaagttgcgagataactatgaaagaaaaaacatcattgtcacacatccttgtgtgctttcagatgcttgatttcgagacctcaaattctaaacttgaggaatcaaattcctggaaaactacttctttctcaaaaactacgtcacttcagagggagccgttttttacaatgttttatactatcaacctctccccattacttattaccaagtaaggttttatgcttataatacCTTacttatcaatagtgtccactgcctttaaggcccagtgacaagGGGTAATAATAacgttggaagcgctttgagacgccttTCAGTTGTGAAAAGCCCTTCATAAAAACTGGAGTAATGCAATGCTTTACTAAATTTGTGCTActtttttaactgttgtgtatttttaaaaccatattgttatttttgctaGTATTTTTATcctgtattttaatgtttttcttggctGTACaacgctttgaaacagtgttaaagcgctttataaatgcatttaagttaagttaagttaagctaagctattgttattattatttaaagtggTCAAAACAGTGTGGTTACCTGGAACTTCTGATGTACAGACACCGCTAATAAATAAAGGAtactttatatttatttatattgtaatgtttactttatttttcctTCATGCGAAAATGTGCAAAAACAGACatgtattgttaaaaaaataaaacaccataaaataatatgtacatgtacatgaattttgttttcatcattaATGACTCCCTTTGTTGTTGGGGTCACAAACATTCTTTACAACATAGTTTGGGCAGTTCCATTTGGGAA
This Asterias amurensis chromosome 21, ASM3211899v1 DNA region includes the following protein-coding sequences:
- the LOC139952847 gene encoding carbohydrate sulfotransferase 14-like, which gives rise to MATATTAMHCLFIAICTISLLLMASFLLDRNQSMSPSSRSFRYPATAGQHEESKSDTSITTELAEATSLLTPSTALELEHIMGQEQDRRKRTLAEECRRINPSEPTGNYRYLHVNDKHKLLFHFIPKVSSTTWKTILSTLNNETGNVKPVLFNYKQDDARLKSYRKVLFIREPMSRLLSAYLSKLRNRSRLQRIWERSYGSDISRRYRGVKNQTLKEGQWFDITFVEFSKYITDLGSGFISNDITDHWLPQYKLSRPCHVKYDFIGHFENLAVEGPFVLRWLGVDNIVHFPEYHSSNAKQQFLKYYKSISPDLMRKLIDYYHVDYRLFGYSPDDAMSQVLQGV